From Roseburia hominis, the proteins below share one genomic window:
- a CDS encoding enoyl-CoA hydratase-related protein, whose product MEFITYEVEGMVGTITINRPKALNALNSTVLDELNETLDSVDLDAVRCLILTGAGEKSFVAGADIGEMSTLTKAEGEAFGKKGNDVFRKLETFPIPVIAAVNGFALGGGCEISMSCDIRICSENAVFGQPEVGLGITPGFGGTQRLARIVGPGMAKQMIYTARNIKAAEAYRIGLVNAVYPFEELIPAAKKMAAGIAMNAPIAVRNCKKAINEGLEVNMDEAIVIEEKLFGDCFETEDQKAGMGNFLEKDKEKKLKVVPFKNC is encoded by the coding sequence AATGGTTGGAACCATTACCATTAATCGTCCGAAGGCACTCAACGCTCTTAACAGCACCGTGCTGGACGAACTTAACGAGACTTTAGACAGTGTGGACCTTGACGCTGTAAGATGCCTGATCTTAACGGGCGCCGGAGAGAAGTCCTTTGTTGCAGGCGCTGACATCGGCGAGATGAGCACACTGACAAAAGCAGAAGGCGAAGCATTTGGCAAGAAGGGAAATGATGTATTCCGTAAACTGGAAACATTCCCGATTCCGGTGATCGCCGCTGTTAACGGATTTGCACTCGGCGGCGGCTGCGAGATCTCCATGAGCTGTGATATCAGAATCTGTTCAGAAAATGCAGTGTTCGGTCAGCCGGAGGTTGGTCTTGGAATCACGCCGGGATTTGGCGGAACCCAGAGACTTGCGAGAATCGTCGGACCTGGGATGGCAAAACAGATGATCTATACAGCAAGAAATATCAAGGCTGCCGAGGCATACAGAATCGGCCTTGTAAATGCGGTTTACCCGTTTGAAGAGCTGATACCTGCAGCAAAGAAGATGGCAGCAGGAATCGCTATGAATGCTCCGATCGCAGTCAGAAACTGCAAGAAGGCAATTAACGAAGGCCTGGAAGTGAACATGGACGAAGCGATCGTGATCGAGGAGAAGCTTTTCGGTGACTGCTTCGAGACAGAGGACCAGAAGGCAGGAATGGGCAACTTCCTTGAGAAGGACAAAGAGAAGAAATTAAAAGTTGTTCCGTTTAAAAACTGTTAA
- a CDS encoding 3-hydroxyacyl-CoA dehydrogenase NAD-binding domain-containing protein: protein MKVGVIGAGTMGQGIAKAFAQVEGYEVALCDIKQEWAEGGKAKIAKGYDRLVQKGKMTQEAVDAILAKITPGLKEDLCADCDLIVEAAFENMEVKKTTFAELDKLVKPECVFASNTSSLSITEIGNGLTRPMIGMHFFNPADRMKLVEVIAGVNTPAETVETIKKIAEEIGKTPVQVNEAAGFVVNRILIPMINEAAFIKMEGVSDIAGIDAAMKLGANHPMGPLELGDFIGLDICLAIMDVLYAETGDSKYRACPLIRKMVRGGNLGAKSGKGFYVYNADRTKTPVDAM, encoded by the coding sequence ATGAAAGTAGGAGTTATTGGTGCAGGAACCATGGGACAGGGCATCGCAAAAGCATTTGCCCAGGTTGAGGGATACGAAGTAGCACTCTGCGATATCAAGCAGGAGTGGGCAGAAGGCGGAAAAGCTAAGATCGCGAAAGGCTATGACAGACTGGTACAGAAGGGTAAGATGACACAGGAAGCTGTAGATGCTATCCTTGCAAAGATCACTCCGGGACTCAAAGAAGATCTCTGCGCAGACTGTGATCTGATCGTTGAGGCTGCTTTCGAGAACATGGAAGTAAAGAAAACAACGTTTGCAGAGCTTGACAAGCTCGTAAAACCGGAATGTGTATTTGCTTCTAACACTTCCAGTCTTTCCATCACTGAGATTGGAAACGGCCTGACCCGTCCGATGATCGGTATGCATTTCTTCAATCCGGCTGACCGTATGAAACTGGTTGAAGTGATCGCAGGCGTAAATACACCGGCTGAGACTGTTGAGACGATCAAGAAGATAGCTGAAGAGATCGGCAAGACTCCGGTACAGGTAAATGAGGCTGCCGGCTTCGTTGTAAACCGTATCCTGATCCCAATGATCAATGAGGCTGCTTTCATCAAGATGGAAGGTGTTTCTGATATCGCAGGTATCGATGCAGCTATGAAGCTGGGTGCAAATCATCCGATGGGACCTCTGGAACTGGGAGATTTCATAGGACTGGACATCTGCCTTGCCATTATGGATGTACTTTACGCAGAGACGGGCGACAGCAAGTACCGTGCATGCCCGCTGATCCGCAAGATGGTTCGCGGCGGCAACCTTGGCGCAAAGAGCGGAAAGGGATTCTATGTATATAACGCAGACCGCACCAAGACACCGGTTGATGCAATG